One window of the Anaeromyxobacter dehalogenans 2CP-C genome contains the following:
- a CDS encoding competence/damage-inducible protein A, whose protein sequence is MPRTPTAALVVVGNEVLSAKVQDENGPYTARRLRELGVELVTIRTVRDRVDEVSAAVAALQPAVDWVFTSGGVGPTHDDITVRAVAEALGRPMHRSPALVETIRALHRRGHPGTEPPEAALRMADVPEGTRLLGDEGYPTLALDNVVMLPGVPQFYRHQLERIAHLLQAPPFRLACVYLSAGEGEIAPALDAVAAAHPAVEIGSYPRFDAGADHRVKVTLEAKDAARVETALRALLAALPAGSILRTEGP, encoded by the coding sequence ATGCCCCGCACGCCCACCGCCGCCCTCGTCGTCGTCGGCAACGAGGTCCTCTCCGCCAAGGTCCAGGACGAGAACGGGCCGTACACCGCGCGCCGGCTCCGCGAGCTGGGCGTGGAGCTGGTCACCATCCGGACCGTGCGCGACCGCGTGGACGAGGTCTCCGCCGCGGTCGCGGCCCTCCAGCCGGCGGTGGACTGGGTGTTCACCTCGGGCGGGGTGGGGCCGACGCACGACGACATCACGGTGCGCGCCGTGGCGGAGGCGCTCGGCCGGCCCATGCACCGCTCGCCGGCGCTGGTCGAGACCATCCGCGCGCTGCACCGGCGCGGCCACCCGGGCACCGAGCCGCCCGAGGCGGCCCTGCGCATGGCCGACGTGCCCGAGGGGACGCGGCTGCTCGGGGACGAGGGCTACCCGACGCTCGCGCTCGACAACGTGGTGATGCTCCCCGGCGTCCCGCAGTTCTACCGCCACCAGCTCGAGCGCATCGCGCACCTGCTCCAGGCGCCCCCGTTCCGCCTCGCGTGCGTGTACCTGTCGGCGGGCGAGGGCGAGATCGCGCCCGCGCTCGACGCGGTGGCGGCGGCGCACCCGGCGGTCGAGATCGGCAGCTACCCGCGCTTCGACGCCGGGGCCGACCACCGCGTGAAGGTGACGCTGGAGGCGAAGGACGCGGCCCGGGTGGAGACGGCGCTGCGCGCGCTGCTGGCGGCGCTGCCGGCCGGCTC
- the tmk gene encoding dTMP kinase — translation MSAAGGGRGRPAARGRFVVVEGLDGAGTTTQARLLGERLRADGRTAHVTAEPSGGPVGALVRQVLTRRVGGGGGADFDPHALALLFAADRRDHRAVEIDPKLAAGIDVVSDRYTLSSLAYQGAALGEMEWVRTVNAAAGPPDATLFLRVRPEVALRRRRAASLDREIYEVGAFQRRVAAEYDRAIALLRQAGESVVEIDGERPVEAVAAAVWAAASTL, via the coding sequence GTGAGCGCGGCGGGCGGCGGGCGCGGACGTCCGGCCGCTCGCGGCCGCTTCGTCGTCGTCGAGGGGCTCGACGGCGCCGGCACCACCACGCAGGCCCGGCTGCTCGGCGAGCGGCTCCGCGCCGACGGCCGCACCGCCCACGTCACCGCCGAGCCGTCCGGCGGGCCGGTGGGCGCGCTCGTGCGCCAGGTGCTGACGCGCCGCGTGGGCGGCGGCGGCGGCGCGGACTTCGACCCGCACGCGCTCGCGCTGCTGTTCGCGGCGGATCGCCGGGACCACCGGGCGGTCGAGATCGACCCGAAGCTCGCCGCGGGGATCGACGTCGTCTCCGACCGCTACACGCTCTCGTCGCTCGCCTACCAGGGCGCGGCGCTGGGCGAGATGGAGTGGGTCCGCACGGTGAACGCCGCGGCGGGCCCGCCCGACGCGACGCTGTTCCTCCGGGTGCGGCCCGAGGTCGCGCTCCGGCGCCGGCGCGCCGCCTCGCTCGACCGCGAGATCTACGAGGTGGGCGCGTTCCAGCGGAGGGTGGCCGCCGAGTACGACCGCGCCATCGCGCTGCTGCGCCAGGCCGGCGAGAGCGTCGTCGAGATCGACGGCGAGCGCCCGGTGGAGGCGGTGGCCGCCGCGGTGTGGGCGGCCGCCTCGACCCTGTAG
- the thrC gene encoding threonine synthase, translating into MSAPQFSSWFRCADGCDFRAELTEVVYECPRCGGLLEVEHDRAALATRSAAAWKALFDGRFKLGAWPYGSGVWGKKEWVYPGIADENVVSMFEGGSPLLRIDRYARELGLDDVWLKECGVTHTGSFKDLGMTVLVSAVKEMRARGAAVRAVACASTGDTSAALSAYCAAAGIPSVVLLPRGKISTAQLVQPISNGALVLELDTDFDGCMQVVKQLSRTKDIYLANSMNSLRIEGQKTASIEIAQQLGWTSPDWIVIPGGNLGNASAVGKGFLLMKELGLVDRLPRLVVAQAEHANPLWRATTGAGVKPTAAVEVEPLAARKTLASAIQIGAPVSARRALRALEALDGVVEQASEQELADAAARADRAGMFTCPHTGVALAALEKLAARGVVRRGERVVVISTAHGLKFSDFKVGYHDQTLPGIRAGLPNPAVQLPATLGAVQDAIAGRFGRG; encoded by the coding sequence ATGTCCGCGCCCCAGTTCTCGTCCTGGTTCCGCTGCGCGGACGGCTGCGACTTCCGCGCCGAGCTCACCGAGGTGGTCTACGAGTGCCCGCGCTGCGGCGGGCTGCTCGAGGTCGAGCACGACCGCGCCGCGCTCGCCACGCGCAGCGCCGCCGCGTGGAAGGCGCTGTTCGACGGGCGCTTCAAGCTGGGCGCCTGGCCGTACGGCTCCGGCGTGTGGGGCAAGAAGGAGTGGGTCTACCCGGGGATCGCCGACGAGAACGTGGTCTCGATGTTCGAGGGCGGCAGCCCGCTGCTCCGGATCGACCGCTACGCCCGCGAGCTGGGCCTCGACGACGTGTGGCTGAAGGAGTGCGGCGTCACGCACACCGGGTCCTTCAAGGACCTGGGGATGACGGTGCTCGTCTCCGCGGTGAAGGAGATGCGGGCCCGCGGCGCCGCGGTCCGCGCGGTCGCCTGCGCCTCCACCGGCGACACGTCGGCCGCGCTCTCCGCCTACTGCGCCGCCGCCGGCATCCCCAGCGTGGTGCTGCTGCCGCGCGGCAAGATCTCCACCGCGCAGCTCGTCCAGCCCATCTCCAACGGCGCGCTGGTGCTCGAGCTCGACACCGACTTCGACGGCTGCATGCAGGTGGTGAAGCAGCTCAGCCGCACCAAGGACATCTACCTCGCGAACTCGATGAACTCGCTGCGCATCGAGGGGCAGAAGACCGCCTCCATCGAGATCGCGCAGCAGCTCGGCTGGACCTCGCCCGACTGGATCGTGATCCCGGGCGGCAACCTCGGCAACGCGAGCGCGGTGGGGAAGGGCTTCCTGCTCATGAAGGAGCTGGGGCTGGTGGACCGGCTCCCGCGCCTGGTGGTCGCCCAGGCGGAGCACGCGAACCCGCTCTGGCGCGCCACCACCGGCGCCGGGGTGAAGCCCACCGCGGCGGTGGAGGTCGAGCCGCTCGCCGCGCGGAAGACGCTCGCGTCCGCCATCCAGATCGGCGCCCCGGTGTCGGCGCGCCGCGCCCTGCGCGCGCTGGAGGCGCTCGACGGCGTGGTCGAGCAGGCGAGCGAGCAGGAACTCGCCGACGCGGCCGCGCGCGCCGACCGGGCCGGCATGTTCACCTGCCCGCACACCGGCGTGGCGCTCGCGGCGCTCGAGAAGCTCGCCGCCCGCGGGGTGGTGAGGAGGGGCGAGCGGGTGGTGGTGATCTCCACCGCGCACGGCCTCAAGTTCTCCGACTTCAAGGTCGGCTACCACGACCAGACCTTGCCCGGCATCCGCGCCGGGCTGCCCAACCCGGCCGTCCAGCTCCCCGCCACGCTCGGCGCGGTCCAGGACGCGATTGCCGGCCGCTTCGGGCGAGGGTAG
- a CDS encoding aminotransferase class I/II-fold pyridoxal phosphate-dependent enzyme produces the protein MKTFNDPEAFARVKRLPPYVFTVTDRLRDEAIARGVDVVDFSMGNPDGATPDRIVERLRSAVGDPKLHRYLNPRGLPELRASVSRWWKRRHGVEVDPEREVLVTIGSKEGIGHALIAMLSEGDTVLAPAPTYPIHAFGAVLAGAESLPVAVGPGVDFFESLVAAAERAEKRPKGLVVNFPANPTAAVGTQELFEKIVRFAEARDMFIVSDLAYCDIVFDGPKAPSMLAVPGARDRTLEFMSLSKSYNMPGWRVGFCAGNPALVAAAARVKSYLDYGLFGAVQAAAMTALDECDDEVVKIREKYRVRRDALVRHFGAAGWQVPAPAASMFAWAPIPEPFRQLGSLEFCKRLIDEAGVAVAPGIGFGPAGEGSVRIALIVDEPRVQLAAERIEKFLKKGPGGR, from the coding sequence ATGAAGACCTTCAACGACCCCGAGGCCTTTGCGCGCGTCAAGCGCCTGCCGCCGTACGTCTTCACCGTCACCGACCGCCTGCGCGACGAGGCCATCGCCCGCGGCGTGGACGTGGTGGACTTCTCCATGGGCAATCCGGACGGCGCCACGCCGGACCGGATCGTGGAGCGGCTGCGCAGCGCGGTCGGCGACCCGAAGCTCCACCGGTACCTGAACCCGCGCGGCCTGCCGGAGCTGCGGGCGTCGGTGTCGCGCTGGTGGAAGCGCCGCCACGGCGTCGAGGTCGATCCCGAGCGCGAGGTGCTCGTCACCATCGGCTCGAAGGAGGGCATCGGGCACGCCCTCATCGCGATGCTCTCCGAGGGCGACACGGTCCTCGCGCCGGCGCCGACCTATCCCATCCACGCGTTCGGCGCGGTGCTGGCCGGCGCGGAGTCGCTGCCGGTGGCGGTGGGCCCGGGCGTGGACTTCTTCGAGTCGCTGGTGGCCGCGGCCGAGCGGGCCGAGAAGCGGCCGAAGGGCCTGGTGGTGAACTTCCCCGCGAACCCGACCGCGGCCGTCGGCACGCAGGAGCTGTTCGAGAAGATCGTCCGGTTCGCCGAGGCGCGGGACATGTTCATCGTGTCCGACCTGGCCTACTGCGACATCGTCTTCGACGGCCCGAAGGCGCCGTCGATGCTGGCGGTGCCGGGCGCGCGCGACCGCACGCTCGAGTTCATGTCGCTGTCGAAGAGCTACAACATGCCGGGCTGGCGCGTCGGCTTCTGCGCCGGCAACCCGGCGCTGGTGGCCGCGGCGGCGCGGGTGAAGAGCTACCTCGACTACGGCCTGTTCGGCGCGGTGCAGGCGGCCGCCATGACCGCGCTCGACGAGTGCGACGACGAGGTGGTGAAGATCCGCGAGAAGTACCGGGTCCGCCGCGACGCGCTGGTCCGCCACTTCGGCGCGGCCGGCTGGCAGGTGCCGGCGCCGGCCGCCTCGATGTTCGCCTGGGCGCCCATCCCCGAGCCGTTCCGCCAGCTCGGCTCGCTGGAGTTCTGCAAGCGCCTCATCGACGAGGCCGGCGTGGCGGTCGCCCCCGGCATCGGCTTCGGCCCGGCCGGCGAGGGCAGCGTCCGCATCGCGCTCATCGTGGACGAGCCGCGCGTGCAGCTCGCCGCCGAGCGGATCGAGAAGTTCCTCAAGAAGGGCCCGGGCGGGCGGTAG
- a CDS encoding protein-L-isoaspartate(D-aspartate) O-methyltransferase → MSRELAEWLGHMGIRDRRVLDAIAELDRARFVPPHLVAEAYADRPLPIGFGQTISQPFVVAFMTEALGLDGGERVLEVGTGSGYQTALLARLAGEVWSVEIVPGLAARARALLLGDLGLANVHLREGDGALGWPEAAPFDRILVTAAAPQVPPPLRAQLAPGGRMVLPVGEAESEQVLRVLERAADGIEEIEDLLPVRFVPLTHLPPAV, encoded by the coding sequence GTGAGCAGGGAGCTCGCCGAGTGGCTCGGCCACATGGGCATCCGCGACCGGCGCGTCCTCGACGCGATCGCGGAGCTCGATCGCGCCCGCTTCGTGCCGCCGCACCTCGTGGCCGAGGCCTACGCCGACCGGCCGCTGCCCATCGGCTTCGGCCAGACCATCTCGCAGCCGTTCGTGGTCGCGTTCATGACCGAGGCGCTCGGGCTCGACGGCGGCGAGCGGGTGCTCGAGGTCGGCACCGGCTCGGGCTACCAGACCGCGCTGCTGGCGCGGCTCGCCGGCGAGGTCTGGTCGGTGGAGATCGTCCCCGGGCTGGCGGCGCGGGCGCGCGCGCTGCTGCTCGGCGACCTCGGGCTCGCGAACGTCCACCTGCGCGAGGGCGACGGCGCGCTGGGCTGGCCGGAGGCCGCGCCGTTCGATCGCATCCTCGTCACCGCCGCCGCGCCGCAGGTCCCGCCGCCGCTCCGGGCGCAGCTCGCGCCGGGCGGACGGATGGTGCTGCCGGTGGGTGAGGCGGAGTCGGAGCAGGTGCTCCGCGTGCTGGAGCGCGCCGCGGACGGGATCGAGGAGATCGAGGACCTCCTCCCCGTGCGCTTCGTCCCGCTCACGCACCTCCCGCCTGCGGTATGA
- the recG gene encoding ATP-dependent DNA helicase RecG, with protein MERKQGGPADPRQEGDLPGAAAARALEALLPPLRFAVKDGFAGAPRLAGFGETVRGAVSRARAAGAGDSPALRRLELEAEGFDGLPLAARRKALARIAADLAALIPVPEELRALARAARVEAEARPGGVPPPPVAKASPPVAESAPRASITKPAPRPTREPAPRASTREPAPVAEPAPRAPLPPDPPWHPLPDARTAEERAARRRRLATRLADLPRVHPAPRALLEERGRETVEAALELWPRAYQDRTALRRISELRVGDEATVLGTVAHVRIQRMRSGKPLLKVGVQEGGSALELVFFNPPPWRLKQFAAGESLLCSGKVTEGFGARRQMSQPEVEKVQAGDSANFGRIVPVYPGPADYQHPALRKLMKRLVDELVPAAVDDLPADLRARRELVGRAEALREAHFPPPGTDPLRAAERVTPAFRRLVFEELFFLQLALAMRRRGVRAEAGIAFDASPAALARAVEPLPFRLTGAQERALAEIARDMAEPEPMNRLLQGDVGSGKTAVAFAAMMLAVRSGWQAALMVPTEILAGQHARTLSRWLEGRGVEVALVGASARGKGQREARAAVAEGRARIAVGTHALLEQAVGFERLGLVVVDEQHRFGVMQRASLISKGRRPDVLVMTATPIPRTLALAFYGDLDQSKIGELPPGRTPVTTRLFGDSQRKAAYALARGELEAGRQVYVVYPLVEESEKTDLADATTGATELAKVFPGHEIGLLHGRMKPDEKQRVMDRFRAGELQVLVATTVIEVGVDVPNASVMIVEHAERFGLSQLHQLRGRVGRGAAKSFCLLLAHFRRAGDEARERLRAMEETQDGFEIARVDLRIRGPGELLGTRQSGQKLLDVADLYRDEAILEEAREEAFGLVERDPDLARPEHAAAREALAGRWAGRLSLAQVG; from the coding sequence GTGGAGCGCAAGCAGGGCGGCCCGGCGGATCCGCGCCAGGAGGGGGACCTCCCCGGCGCCGCGGCGGCGCGCGCGCTCGAGGCGCTCCTGCCGCCGCTCCGCTTCGCGGTGAAGGACGGCTTCGCCGGCGCGCCGCGGCTGGCGGGCTTCGGCGAGACGGTGCGCGGCGCGGTCTCGCGCGCCCGCGCGGCCGGCGCCGGCGACTCGCCCGCGCTGCGCCGGCTGGAGCTCGAGGCGGAGGGCTTCGACGGGCTCCCGCTGGCCGCCCGCCGCAAGGCGCTCGCGCGAATCGCCGCCGACCTCGCCGCGCTCATCCCGGTCCCGGAGGAGCTGCGGGCGCTCGCGCGCGCCGCGCGCGTGGAGGCCGAGGCCCGCCCCGGTGGCGTGCCGCCGCCGCCCGTCGCAAAGGCCTCGCCGCCGGTCGCGGAGTCTGCTCCGCGCGCTTCGATCACCAAGCCCGCCCCGCGCCCGACCCGCGAGCCCGCCCCGCGCGCTTCGACCCGCGAGCCCGCCCCGGTCGCCGAGCCCGCGCCCCGCGCGCCGCTCCCGCCGGATCCGCCCTGGCACCCGCTCCCGGACGCGCGCACGGCGGAGGAGCGCGCCGCCCGCCGCCGGCGCCTCGCCACCCGCCTCGCCGACCTGCCGCGGGTCCACCCGGCGCCGCGCGCGCTGCTGGAGGAGCGCGGGCGCGAGACGGTCGAGGCGGCGCTGGAGCTGTGGCCGCGCGCCTACCAGGATCGGACCGCGCTGCGCCGCATCTCCGAGCTGCGGGTGGGGGACGAGGCGACCGTGCTCGGGACCGTGGCCCACGTGCGCATCCAGCGCATGCGGAGCGGGAAGCCGCTGCTCAAGGTCGGCGTGCAGGAGGGCGGCTCCGCGCTGGAGCTCGTCTTCTTCAACCCGCCGCCCTGGCGGCTGAAGCAGTTCGCGGCGGGCGAGTCGCTGCTCTGCTCCGGCAAGGTGACGGAGGGCTTCGGCGCGCGGCGGCAGATGAGCCAGCCGGAGGTGGAGAAGGTCCAGGCCGGCGACTCCGCGAACTTCGGCCGCATCGTGCCCGTCTACCCGGGGCCGGCCGACTACCAGCACCCGGCGCTCCGCAAGCTGATGAAGCGGCTGGTGGACGAGCTCGTGCCGGCGGCGGTGGACGACCTGCCGGCGGACCTCCGCGCCCGCCGGGAGCTCGTCGGACGCGCCGAGGCGCTGCGCGAGGCGCACTTCCCGCCGCCGGGCACCGACCCGCTCCGCGCGGCCGAGCGGGTCACCCCCGCGTTCCGGCGGCTCGTGTTCGAGGAGCTGTTCTTCCTCCAGCTCGCGCTGGCGATGCGGCGGCGCGGCGTGCGCGCCGAGGCCGGGATCGCGTTCGACGCCTCGCCGGCGGCGCTGGCCCGCGCGGTCGAGCCGCTGCCGTTCCGGCTCACCGGCGCCCAGGAGCGCGCGCTCGCCGAGATCGCCCGGGACATGGCGGAGCCCGAGCCCATGAACCGCCTGCTGCAGGGGGACGTCGGCAGCGGCAAGACCGCGGTCGCGTTCGCCGCCATGATGCTGGCGGTCCGGTCGGGCTGGCAGGCGGCGCTCATGGTGCCGACCGAGATCCTGGCCGGGCAGCACGCGCGCACGCTCTCGCGCTGGCTGGAGGGGCGCGGGGTCGAGGTGGCGCTGGTGGGCGCGAGCGCGCGCGGCAAGGGGCAGCGCGAGGCGCGCGCGGCGGTGGCCGAGGGCAGGGCGCGCATCGCGGTGGGGACGCACGCGCTGCTGGAGCAGGCGGTCGGGTTCGAGCGGCTCGGCCTGGTGGTGGTGGACGAGCAGCACCGCTTCGGCGTGATGCAGCGGGCCTCGCTCATCTCCAAGGGGCGCCGTCCGGACGTGCTGGTCATGACCGCGACGCCCATCCCGCGCACGCTGGCGCTCGCGTTCTACGGCGACCTCGACCAGTCCAAGATCGGCGAGCTGCCGCCGGGCCGCACCCCGGTGACCACGCGGCTGTTCGGCGACTCGCAGCGGAAGGCGGCCTACGCGCTCGCGCGCGGCGAGCTGGAGGCGGGCCGGCAGGTGTACGTGGTCTACCCGCTGGTGGAGGAGTCGGAGAAGACCGACCTCGCCGACGCGACCACCGGCGCGACCGAGCTGGCGAAGGTGTTCCCGGGCCACGAGATCGGGCTGCTGCACGGGCGGATGAAGCCCGACGAGAAGCAGCGGGTCATGGACCGCTTCCGCGCGGGCGAGCTCCAGGTGCTGGTGGCGACCACCGTCATCGAGGTGGGCGTGGACGTGCCGAACGCGAGCGTCATGATCGTCGAGCACGCCGAGCGCTTCGGCCTGTCGCAGCTCCACCAGCTCCGGGGCCGGGTGGGGCGCGGCGCGGCGAAGAGCTTCTGCCTGCTGCTCGCGCACTTCCGCCGCGCCGGCGACGAGGCGCGCGAGCGGCTGCGGGCCATGGAGGAGACGCAGGACGGCTTCGAGATCGCGCGGGTGGACCTGCGCATCCGGGGCCCCGGCGAGCTGCTCGGCACCCGGCAGTCCGGGCAGAAGCTGCTCGACGTCGCCGACCTGTACCGCGACGAGGCCATCCTCGAGGAGGCGCGCGAGGAGGCGTTCGGCCTGGTGGAGCGCGACCCGGACCTCGCCCGCCCGGAGCACGCCGCGGCGCGCGAGGCGCTCGCCGGCCGCTGGGCCGGGCGGCTCTCGCTGGCGCAGGTCGGGTAG
- the greA gene encoding transcription elongation factor GreA: MQRVPMTKGGLVRLKDELRRLKSVERPKIVKEIAEARAHGDLSENAEYHAAKEKQSHIEGRIAQVEHWIASAEVIDVTKHAGDRVVFGATVSLEDTESGDQVTYRIVGELEADLKQGKISVTSPIARALIGRSEGDTVVVRSPGGEKEYEIQSVAFVEEELPTESE, translated from the coding sequence ATGCAGCGCGTCCCCATGACCAAGGGCGGCCTCGTCCGGCTGAAGGATGAGCTGAGGCGGCTCAAGAGCGTCGAGCGTCCCAAGATCGTGAAGGAGATCGCGGAGGCGCGTGCGCACGGGGATCTCTCCGAGAACGCCGAGTACCACGCGGCCAAGGAGAAGCAGAGCCACATCGAGGGCCGGATCGCGCAGGTGGAGCACTGGATCGCCAGCGCCGAGGTCATCGACGTCACCAAGCACGCCGGCGACCGCGTGGTGTTCGGCGCGACCGTCTCGCTCGAGGACACCGAGTCCGGCGACCAGGTGACCTACCGCATCGTGGGCGAGCTGGAGGCCGACCTGAAGCAGGGCAAGATCTCGGTCACCAGCCCGATCGCCCGCGCGCTCATCGGGCGCAGCGAAGGCGACACGGTGGTCGTCCGCTCGCCCGGCGGCGAGAAGGAGTACGAGATCCAGTCGGTCGCGTTCGTGGAGGAGGAGCTGCCGACGGAGTCCGAGTAG